In the genome of Actinomycetota bacterium, one region contains:
- the guaA gene encoding glutamine-hydrolyzing GMP synthase: MTTPAPIEASLAEVEAARPEPGALRARPAPGHDTVLVLDFGAQYAQLIARRIRECHVFSEVVPCDVDPDTVRAHDAKALVLSGGPKSVYEPGAPALDPRLLELGIPVLGLCYGQQAMARALGGRVEATGVREYGRTTLRAQPEGSLLFGDLPEEQVVWMSHGDTVTAAPPGARVVASTDASPVAGFEDPGRGLYGVQFHPEVAHTERGMDLFKNFLYEAAGCRPNWTSVSIIEEQEAAVRERVGHGHVLCALSGGVDSSVAALLVHRAVGDKLTCVFVDTGLLRHGEAEQVEETFRRDFKVNLVHVKAADRFLERLAGVTDPEAKRKAIGNEFIRVFEEVAKEHGDARYLVQGTLYPDVVESGGKRNATIKSHHNVGGLPERMDLELVEPLRLLFKDEVRRVGTELGLPEDVVQRQPFPGPGLAVRIVGEVTAERLETLRAADHIVLEEIRRAGLDRELWQWFAVLPAVRTVGVMGDGRTYAYPIVLRAVTSQDAMTADFARLPWEVLERISTRVVGEVPGVNRVAYDVTSKPPGTIEWE, encoded by the coding sequence ATGACGACCCCGGCCCCGATCGAGGCCTCGCTGGCCGAGGTCGAGGCCGCCCGCCCGGAGCCTGGTGCCCTCCGAGCGCGTCCGGCCCCCGGGCACGACACGGTCCTGGTGCTCGACTTCGGCGCCCAGTACGCCCAGCTCATCGCCCGCCGCATCCGCGAGTGCCACGTCTTCTCCGAGGTCGTCCCCTGCGACGTCGACCCGGACACGGTGCGCGCCCACGACGCCAAGGCCCTGGTCCTCTCCGGCGGGCCCAAGTCGGTCTACGAGCCGGGCGCCCCCGCCCTCGACCCGCGCCTGCTGGAGCTCGGCATCCCCGTCCTCGGGCTCTGCTACGGCCAGCAGGCCATGGCCAGGGCCCTGGGCGGCCGGGTCGAGGCCACCGGGGTCCGGGAGTACGGCCGCACCACCCTGCGCGCCCAGCCCGAGGGCAGCCTCCTGTTCGGCGACCTGCCCGAAGAGCAGGTCGTGTGGATGAGCCACGGCGACACGGTCACCGCCGCCCCGCCCGGGGCCCGGGTGGTGGCCAGCACCGACGCCTCCCCGGTGGCCGGGTTCGAGGACCCCGGGCGGGGCCTGTACGGGGTCCAGTTCCACCCCGAGGTCGCCCACACCGAGCGGGGCATGGACCTGTTCAAGAACTTCCTCTACGAGGCGGCCGGCTGCCGGCCCAACTGGACCAGCGTGTCGATCATCGAGGAGCAGGAGGCGGCCGTCCGGGAGCGGGTCGGGCACGGCCACGTGCTCTGCGCCCTGTCGGGCGGGGTCGACTCCTCGGTGGCCGCCCTGCTCGTCCACCGGGCGGTCGGGGACAAGCTGACCTGCGTGTTCGTCGACACCGGGCTGCTGCGCCACGGCGAGGCCGAGCAGGTCGAGGAGACCTTCCGCCGCGACTTCAAGGTCAACCTGGTCCACGTCAAGGCGGCCGACCGGTTCCTGGAGCGCCTGGCCGGGGTGACCGACCCCGAGGCCAAGCGCAAGGCGATCGGCAACGAGTTCATCCGCGTCTTCGAGGAGGTCGCCAAGGAGCACGGCGACGCCCGCTACCTGGTCCAGGGCACCCTGTACCCGGACGTGGTCGAGTCCGGCGGCAAGCGCAACGCCACCATCAAGAGCCACCACAACGTCGGCGGGCTGCCCGAGCGCATGGACCTGGAGCTGGTCGAGCCGCTGCGCCTGCTGTTCAAGGACGAGGTCCGCCGGGTCGGGACCGAGCTCGGCCTGCCCGAGGACGTGGTCCAGCGCCAGCCTTTCCCCGGTCCCGGCCTGGCCGTGCGGATCGTCGGCGAGGTCACCGCCGAGCGGCTGGAGACCCTCCGGGCCGCCGACCACATCGTGCTCGAGGAGATCCGCCGGGCCGGGCTGGACCGTGAGCTGTGGCAGTGGTTCGCGGTGCTGCCGGCGGTGCGGACCGTCGGGGTCATGGGCGACGGCCGCACCTACGCCTACCCGATCGTGCTCCGGGCCGTGACCAGCCAGGACGCCATGACGGCGGACTTCGCCCGCCTCCCATGGGAGGTGCTGGAGCGCATCTCGACCCGGGTCGTTGGCGAGGTCCCCGGCGTCAACCGGGTCGCCTACGACGTCACCTCCAAGCCTCCGGGCACGATCGAGTGGGAGTAA